The segment TAAGACGGTGTTTACCAAATCTATTAAACGGTGAtatagaaatttattttgaaacaaacGGTAAAtcttataaagaaaaaatgtcaaatcACTTTCTTAATATTCGTTTGTTAAACAAGCATTAAATGATAGTCTAAATATCTCTTGGATCACCTCATCAACCATCAAGGCCCAAAGGGTATATGTCAAATATCTCTTAAAAAGGGAATTTGTTTAAACAGAAAAGAAACAATactttaaaaagatattttttactCAAAAGTAGTAATTGGATATTTTTAGACTAAAATATTCATGGTTATGGATATTTTTGGACAAGAATATTAATAGGATGGCATTTTTGAAGAAGACATTTGTTGAATTTCACGtagtttaaagatattttttttatctattttattaaaataaaagttaaaaatgtcAAAACATATTTGAacaatctttcttttttttaatatcatatCTAGATTATTGAAAATGTATAAAACACGACCCTAAATTCCTCCGATTCCTTATAAAAGATATTCAGTCCGTTAGAATAGAAGTTAAAGAGGATATTTATGTTCTCGTTTTCTTTATATGGACATACGAGGCCAGGGGTCCATTCTCTTGACCTGTACTGATGAGAATTTGACTGCACGAGAAATTGAACAAAAGGCTGATGAATTAGCCTTTTTTCAGTCACAAAAGCGAATAATTGAAACCTAAATTCCTAAAATGAAGAAGATTCTATAGATTGATTTCTAGATTACTATCACTCATTAATTTgaaaaacacaattcaattctaaCCGGACCAAATGCACACTCCGACACAtttgatccaaaaaaaaataatccacGTGGCTTTTTTTTTTGGCCAACGCATTCTAACATGATCAAATGTGTGTATACACGTAATACACACGACATCACATATTACTTTGAAGTATATTTCTCaaacttattattattagtttaaatatgtttttcataCTCGAAATAATTTAGGTGTGTAAAATGTGATTATCTTTTTTGCCTTTTTTGGTCTAAAATGTGATTTTCGCCTCAACCGTCCGGTTCACGTTACAGTCACCGGTCTAACCCCACCTTAAACCGGTCTTTTATTCACATATAAAAACACATCAGCTCAACATATTCTTCATCGAAAgtcgaaacaaaaaaaaaacgatCTCTGTCCGAAAATTCGTGCGAGgatctgtttttttttcctgGGAATCTGCGAAGAGTTTGATTGAAAATGGTACGAGGAAAACTTGTAGTTCAACTTGTTGGAGCTAAAGGCCTTGAAAACACTGATTTTCTCAgtaagttttttgtttttttttctaatttatttgttttgatctgATCAGATTAATGTATAGATCTCTTTTTTCTTTCGATTACACTTGATGTTTTCTTAATTAACCTAATTCTCGATGTTACTTATGTGAATTAGAGGTTGATCTACGTGTAATTTATGTGTTCACACAACACCTGTTTGAATGTGCGTtttatttaggaaaatatttgaattttttatgagTCGAAAGTGAGATTTTCGTAAACTAGAAAATCTTTGAAGATCGGATCAATTTTTCATGGTCAAATAGATATTTGTCGGAATTCATGGCCAAACCTTATCaatgtatattaattttgatttcgcggtaaactttaaattttgaatcgaAGTATGTGAAGTTGACATTTAGGTCTATGCCTAGTCATACGATGATGTCAAATAAAATAGAATCGAGGAATATGAATCAAAAATCGATAATCATCTTGGCTAATTTGATTGATACtctgtattttatattttttaatttaaaagatgtTATTTTGTGTGATACAGATGATATGGATCCATATGTGATCTTAACTTATAGATCTCAGGAGAAAAAGAGTACTGTTGCATCAGGTACATTTGTTAATAATCTTTGGTTAATTATGTCTTTATTATAGTTACCTAtgttttttttaaggaaaatgaaatgaagtttgATCAATTGATATTTATAATGTTAAATTTTCATAGGGAAGGGATGTGAACCAGAATGGAATGAAACatttgttttctccatttctgAGGATGCTGAAGAACTCTTCTTGAAGATAATGGACAGTGATTCTATCGGCGAAGACGATATTGTTGGGGAAGCTAAGTAAGTATATTTATCTAATTAGAGGCGAATCTAAGATTTATACGTATTTTCTCTATATTAACATAGTTTGAGTTTGATAGTGTGGTTGTACATGCATCCATGACTTATATATGTTGAGATAAATAGACATCTATTGAGGATATGACTTTAGATAAGAAGATGTGGAGGTCGAGAATTagggtagaaggttagtagTTAGTGAGCCTGAGTGTTGTTGCACTTGTTATTGGAGAGGAAGAGGGCTAGCCTAGTCTCTACTTCTCCTTTTTAGTAGTAGTATTTTGTATATCGCGTAGTTTCCTTTCTTTAATGATTATTACAATCAGTTGCTTCATTTGATTTGTATCTTGCTATTTTGTCGTTTTAATTACTTGCACCAtgctttttcttctcttttcttttgagTTCAGGGCCCTTCATGAACAATCTTCAAAGGTAGGGGTATGTTCAGCATACATCGATATCCTACCTTCCCAATACCCAACTTGTGGGATTACTgaatatgttgttatttttgtggttGTTGTAGTATACATCTACTTTCTAGTGGTGTTATACTAACCATGGTCTAAACGGTTGAGATTATTAGTTCATGGAGTCGAATAAGCATTTACCTATCAAAGACGAATCTAAGATTCATacaatttctttatatatacatatatatatggaaaCATAATCTGAGTTTGCTAGTATTGTTTTTGAGATATGTTCAATAATATGGTATTTGCAGGATACCAATTGAACCAGTTTTTTCAGAAGGGAGCATCCCAATAACATGTTATAATGTTGTTAAAGATGAGGAATATTGTGGAGAAATTAAAGTTGGTCTCACCTTTACTCCTGAGGCAAGTTACTttctaatattttattgatttataccaacaaaaaaaaagtacgCCTCAATCCCGAGCTAGCAAGTTCAGATTGACTATATGAATAAAGGAACTCGTAACATGCAAAGTATAATAGGTATTCTATGTGCATGATATATATTGCTATGTTTTTGTAGGAATATTCTGAGAGGGAGTATGAAGAAGAGAACCTTGGTGGATGGAAAGAGTCTTCTTATTGATGTGAAGCATTACTCTATTGATCAATTTGTTCTTGCTTAAATTATGAACTTTATCTTACCCGTTATAACATTTCAAGTGTTAAAAGTGTTGATTTTAGTAAAAAAGAAACGAGCTATTTCGGGTTAGTGTAATAAAAATGTTGggattttcttttcatttttcaagttaaattattttatcatatgctACAATGTAAGGCTTATTATTATGCAGAACAACAATGTCAAGTTATGAGATAATCAAGTCAAATATCTAGAAATTATTGTGAAGAAATCACTCTAACTTTGTCCATAACGCTCTTTATTTCTTGTCATTTTCAAAACATATGATGGTGTTCGATCCAACTCGCCACGACTATTTCACCTAAAGAATAGATATCTGTACCTACTGGAATATGAACATTGGTCTCAAAAATAGAGTGCACATTTCTaatctttttcacaaataagcAACCTGTTTGAAGAAGCATCTTTTGGATGGATGCCTTTAACAGTCCAGTCATAGAGACGGAGAGAAAACAGAGACGAATTTACGTGTTATAAAAGCTTAGAGGTCCAACCTAAATTATACAGACATAGCAATAATGTCTTTTGAAACAGATCGTCTAAAGTCCAATGGATCGTGGGATCTAAGCACTCTGAAAGTTAAAGCTACATTTCGACCAGCTATCTGGTTCGAACAAACCTAATTTATCTGTCACCTCCAGACAATTGATGAAGCACCACCTGTGGTCAATCTTCAATCAATTATAGATACGCCAAACTCCAGGAACCGCAGCAGAGAAATGTTTACAAACAGAGGATATAGCTGCATAAAAATGCATTCACATGAGCAGCACCGCGTCATTAGTTCATCCATTAATACACCTAACACTTCCCTCTCTTTATGTGCTCTCATTCACCTGTGAGATTTAAATTTAGACTGATAGTCCTTTGCCTGGGTATTCAGACCTGGATTTTGAGAAACAACACTACTGCAACCTGGTATGCTGTTATTTCCATTGGGCAAAAACGTCAAACCTGGATTTTGAGAAACAACACTACTGTGACCTGGTATGCTATTATGTTCAGTGGGCAAAAAGGTTTGATTTATTGGCGGTTGCTCTTTGACGACGTGATTCTCCGATGGAGCACAGTGGTTTGGAGCATCATTCAAGTAAAAACTGGAAGTGTTGAATAATGGCAGTTCAAAACACCCATCATCGGCCTGCGTGTAGGAAGTATTGTATTCTTGATGGGTAGATCCCTGAAAGGCCAGGGTATCTTCTACTGGTAGTGCACCTGTAAGGGTCTTGAATGCAAATTCCATGCATGGGTCTGACCAATAGTCCCCAAATGGATAAGAAGCTAGTTGCGCATGCAATCTTCTGTTCTGTTCATCTTG is part of the Solanum pennellii chromosome 8, SPENNV200 genome and harbors:
- the LOC107028393 gene encoding elicitor-responsive protein 3-like is translated as MVRGKLVVQLVGAKGLENTDFLNDMDPYVILTYRSQEKKSTVASGKGCEPEWNETFVFSISEDAEELFLKIMDSDSIGEDDIVGEAKIPIEPVFSEGSIPITCYNVVKDEEYCGEIKVGLTFTPEEYSEREYEEENLGGWKESSY